The Mammaliicoccus sciuri genome window below encodes:
- a CDS encoding DUF7916 family protein yields MVKRLISANTSDILNFSSEELKQSIKASEGRTVLSENVVVHTPALVQDITNAEMATAFGADMILLNALDVNEPEIKGLYHEAYQGTGNAVQDLKNLVGRPIGVNLEPVDDKANMAEVKLDISAGRKATKETFIQAEKLGFDFVCLTGNPATGVTNNHILEAIKVGKSHFNGLIIAGKMHGSGVDEPVVNLEAISNFVEAGADIILVPAVGTVWGVSEAEVREAVQVAHKHGALVMSAIGTSQEGSDEATIREIAIKNKTLGVDIQHIGNAGYGGLAPVENIYALSKAIRGQRHTVSRIARSINR; encoded by the coding sequence TTGGTTAAACGATTAATTAGTGCAAATACGTCTGATATTTTGAATTTTTCATCAGAGGAATTGAAGCAAAGTATTAAGGCGAGTGAAGGTAGAACGGTACTTAGTGAAAATGTTGTCGTACATACGCCTGCTTTAGTTCAAGATATTACAAATGCGGAAATGGCGACTGCTTTTGGAGCGGATATGATTTTACTGAATGCTTTAGATGTCAATGAACCAGAAATTAAAGGTCTATACCATGAAGCTTATCAAGGTACTGGCAATGCTGTTCAAGATTTAAAGAATCTTGTCGGTAGACCTATTGGCGTAAATTTAGAACCAGTTGATGATAAAGCGAATATGGCAGAAGTCAAACTGGATATTTCTGCAGGTAGAAAAGCGACTAAAGAAACTTTTATACAAGCTGAAAAATTAGGTTTTGATTTTGTATGTTTAACTGGGAATCCAGCAACAGGCGTTACAAACAATCATATTTTAGAAGCGATTAAAGTAGGGAAATCTCATTTTAATGGGCTCATTATTGCTGGTAAAATGCACGGATCAGGTGTAGATGAGCCTGTCGTTAATTTAGAAGCAATATCGAATTTTGTAGAAGCTGGAGCAGATATTATATTAGTGCCGGCAGTAGGAACAGTATGGGGTGTCAGTGAAGCAGAAGTGAGAGAAGCTGTTCAAGTAGCGCATAAACATGGCGCACTAGTGATGAGTGCAATCGGTACATCACAAGAAGGTTCGGATGAGGCGACAATTAGAGAAATAGCTATTAAAAATAAAACATTAGGCGTTGATATTCAACATATAGGTAATGCAGGATACGGTGGATTAGCACCAGTCGAGAATATATATGCATTAAGTAAAGCTATTAGAGGGCAACGCCATACGGTATCTAGAATAGCAAGATCCATTAATAGATAA
- a CDS encoding IS256 family transposase has product MTQLNVNLDYEELASAIFGSDMNASMKTIAMTVINAYMEMERDKYVNAGYKQKNSGRNAQRNGYYERDFLMPIGNLTLKVPRTRDGEFTTEVFNQYSRSDQSLILAMTEAYINGVSTRNVNKIVESLTGKSVSKSTVSGVIKNLDPEIKEWAGRPIVSHQYKYVFVDAMHIKVRENNKIVSKGVYIAMGINENRKRDIIGFKISNQESELAWSEFFEDLRMRGLTTPELIISDAHSGLIKSIKSQFIDSSWQRCTFHFLKNIVERFPKKNSKEARMLLKSIFQAPTYRHAVQLKDEFIAQYESNPKYVEAIKILDEGFEDASQFYRFPAQHHKNLRTTNSVENINMQLRKREKIVKTFPNLDSAFRLIGAVLMDIQERFDKSNRPFIA; this is encoded by the coding sequence ATGACTCAATTAAATGTTAACTTAGATTATGAAGAATTGGCAAGTGCTATTTTTGGAAGTGATATGAATGCGTCTATGAAAACAATAGCTATGACTGTCATAAATGCATACATGGAAATGGAAAGAGACAAGTATGTTAATGCTGGATATAAACAAAAGAATTCAGGAAGAAACGCACAACGTAATGGCTATTATGAGCGTGATTTCCTGATGCCTATTGGCAATCTGACATTAAAAGTTCCAAGAACACGTGACGGTGAATTTACAACTGAAGTATTTAATCAATATTCGCGTTCTGACCAATCGCTTATTTTAGCGATGACAGAAGCATACATTAATGGTGTTTCAACTAGAAATGTTAATAAAATTGTGGAATCCCTAACGGGAAAATCTGTGTCTAAATCAACTGTTTCAGGCGTAATAAAAAACCTAGATCCTGAAATTAAAGAATGGGCTGGTAGACCTATTGTTAGTCATCAGTATAAGTATGTATTTGTTGATGCTATGCACATTAAGGTAAGAGAGAATAATAAAATTGTTTCTAAAGGTGTTTATATCGCTATGGGTATCAACGAAAATAGAAAACGCGACATTATTGGCTTTAAAATTTCTAATCAAGAGTCAGAATTAGCTTGGTCAGAGTTTTTTGAAGACTTAAGAATGCGTGGTTTAACAACACCTGAACTTATTATCTCTGATGCGCATTCTGGACTTATTAAATCTATTAAGTCACAGTTTATTGATTCATCTTGGCAACGTTGTACATTCCATTTTCTTAAAAATATTGTAGAGAGATTTCCTAAAAAGAACTCTAAAGAAGCTAGAATGTTACTTAAATCAATATTCCAAGCACCAACATATCGTCACGCTGTTCAGCTCAAAGATGAATTCATTGCACAATATGAAAGTAATCCTAAGTATGTGGAAGCTATTAAAATATTGGATGAAGGCTTCGAAGATGCCTCACAATTCTATAGATTTCCTGCTCAACATCATAAAAATCTAAGAACTACTAATTCAGTTGAAAATATTAATATGCAACTCAGAAAACGAGAAAAAATAGTTAAAACATTCCCTAATCTAGATTCAGCTTTTAGATTAATTGGCGCAGTACTTATGGATATTCAAGAAAGATTTGATAAGTCTAAC
- a CDS encoding class I SAM-dependent methyltransferase: MTNIYDQDDFFEGYKQKRNHALSYNEVVEMPEMKRLMPDLEDKTVLDIGCGMGHLIAHMLTLHPKHITGIDESFNMINASRDKFNSNNVTLYHESFMDFETNETYDVIVSSLVFHYIEDFKRCTEKLNQLLNSSGTLLFTMEHPIQTATKGPEVALEDDKGIFLRMEHYFDESSRSANWLGADVYKYHHTIETIFNNLIENDFEIQCVKDLGQSEEVFKMYDQARINKLKQFPPFLLVKAKKK; the protein is encoded by the coding sequence ATGACAAATATTTATGATCAAGATGATTTCTTTGAAGGCTATAAACAAAAAAGAAATCATGCATTAAGTTATAACGAAGTTGTTGAAATGCCTGAGATGAAGCGGTTAATGCCAGATTTAGAAGACAAAACAGTACTCGATATTGGCTGTGGTATGGGGCATTTAATTGCGCATATGTTGACATTACATCCTAAACATATTACAGGAATAGATGAGTCATTCAATATGATTAACGCAAGTCGCGATAAATTCAATTCTAACAATGTCACGTTATACCATGAATCATTTATGGATTTTGAGACGAATGAAACGTATGATGTCATCGTATCTTCACTTGTGTTTCATTATATTGAAGATTTTAAGAGATGCACCGAGAAGTTGAATCAGCTATTAAATAGTAGTGGCACGTTACTCTTTACAATGGAACATCCTATACAAACAGCCACTAAAGGTCCAGAAGTTGCACTAGAAGATGACAAAGGTATATTTTTACGAATGGAACATTATTTTGATGAGTCATCTCGTTCAGCAAATTGGCTAGGTGCGGATGTTTATAAATATCATCATACAATTGAGACAATCTTCAATAATTTAATAGAAAATGACTTTGAAATTCAATGTGTAAAAGACCTCGGGCAGTCTGAGGAAGTATTTAAAATGTACGATCAAGCACGTATCAATAAGCTGAAACAATTTCCACCATTTCTATTAGTAAAAGCAAAGAAAAAGTAG
- the adcA gene encoding zinc ABC transporter substrate-binding lipoprotein AdcA, with the protein MKKWIGVLTVVFAICMVLAGCNQTDSKNNDSDKLKIKTTVYPLKSFIEQIAGKHVEVESIYPAGTDLHSYEPTQKDILNASKADLFVYTGDDLDPVAKKIASTIKKDDKKLSLQNSMDQSELLTDQHEHSHEHGEDHDDEDEHHEHGEDHEEHEHEHEHEGHNHGGFDPHVWLDPKIDQEMIKGIKDELIKKDPDHKADYEKNYKKLNNELSDIDQSLKDATKGHEGHTVFISHESLGYLANRYGFVQKGVQSMNAEDPSQKELTEIVKEIKDTDAKYILYESNISSKITDTIRKETDAKPLTFNNMESLTKEQLKEKDLSYQSLMKENIKNIEKSLNDKITTKDDKKAASHDKAIEKGYFKDSQVKDRKLSDYEGDWQSVYPYLKDGTLDEVFEHKAEEDGKMSEKEYKAYYDKGYKTDVENIKIEGNKISFTKEGKTTTGEYEYDGYDILKYEKGNRGVRYTFKLKGESNDNLPKYVQFSDHNIYPKKAVHFHIFTGNDKDKVLKELDNWPTYYPAKLSKDEVKEEMLAH; encoded by the coding sequence ATGAAAAAATGGATTGGGGTACTAACAGTTGTTTTTGCAATTTGTATGGTATTAGCTGGCTGTAATCAAACAGATAGCAAAAATAATGATTCTGATAAATTAAAGATTAAGACGACGGTTTACCCATTGAAATCTTTTATAGAACAAATTGCCGGTAAGCATGTAGAAGTAGAATCAATTTATCCTGCAGGAACAGATTTACATAGTTATGAACCAACGCAAAAAGATATTTTAAACGCGAGTAAAGCAGATTTATTTGTTTATACAGGAGACGATTTAGATCCAGTAGCAAAGAAAATTGCCTCAACTATTAAAAAAGATGATAAAAAATTATCACTTCAAAATAGTATGGATCAATCAGAACTTTTAACAGATCAACATGAACATAGTCATGAGCACGGGGAAGATCATGATGACGAAGATGAACATCATGAACATGGAGAAGACCATGAAGAGCATGAACACGAACATGAACATGAAGGTCATAACCACGGTGGATTTGATCCTCACGTATGGTTAGATCCTAAAATCGACCAAGAAATGATTAAAGGAATTAAAGATGAATTAATTAAGAAAGACCCAGATCATAAAGCAGATTATGAGAAGAATTACAAAAAATTAAATAATGAATTATCGGATATCGATCAATCATTAAAAGATGCTACTAAAGGTCATGAAGGCCATACAGTATTTATCTCTCATGAATCTCTAGGTTACTTAGCAAATCGTTATGGATTTGTTCAAAAAGGTGTTCAAAGTATGAATGCTGAAGATCCATCACAAAAAGAATTAACTGAAATTGTTAAAGAAATTAAAGATACAGATGCGAAATACATCTTATATGAAAGCAATATTTCATCAAAAATTACAGACACAATTCGTAAAGAAACAGATGCTAAACCATTAACGTTTAATAATATGGAATCTTTAACGAAAGAACAATTAAAAGAAAAAGACCTTTCATATCAATCATTAATGAAGGAAAATATTAAAAATATCGAAAAATCATTAAATGATAAGATTACAACGAAAGATGACAAGAAAGCTGCATCACATGATAAAGCAATTGAAAAAGGTTATTTCAAAGATTCACAAGTAAAGGACCGTAAACTATCAGATTATGAAGGTGACTGGCAGTCAGTATATCCATATTTAAAAGATGGCACACTTGATGAAGTCTTCGAACATAAAGCTGAAGAAGATGGTAAGATGTCTGAAAAAGAATATAAAGCTTATTATGATAAAGGCTATAAAACAGATGTCGAGAACATCAAAATTGAAGGGAATAAAATCAGTTTCACTAAAGAAGGCAAAACAACTACTGGCGAATATGAGTACGATGGCTATGATATCTTGAAATATGAAAAAGGTAATAGAGGCGTAAGATATACATTTAAATTAAAAGGTGAATCAAACGATAACTTACCGAAATATGTACAATTTAGCGATCACAATATTTATCCTAAAAAAGCTGTACATTTCCATATATTCACGGGCAATGATAAAGATAAAGTCTTAAAAGAATTAGACAACTGGCCAACATATTATCCAGCTAAATTATCTAAAGACGAAGTTAAAGAAGAAATGTTAGCACATTAA
- a CDS encoding nucleoside hydrolase, which produces MLQNRKMIMDCDPGHDDAIALILAGAQSSPLNILAVTTVAGNQSVDKNTTNALNVLDIMNRGDIPVSVGADRPLIKKAAFAESIHGESGLDGPELPKVPNLKPTNQHGVNVIIEEVLNSNEPITLVATGPLTNVAMALIQEPKIAHNIEEIVIMGGGTFGNWTPTAEFNIWVDAEAARKVFESGIPVVVFGLDVTHQLLADDAVIERFHQINNPISQFVVELLKFFKSTYKSQFDMDGGPIHDACTILYLLHPEIFTLQKTFIQIEHQSDLTYGTMSVDLHNTYKQEPNAYFATEVNVDLAWDIMEKALKSYE; this is translated from the coding sequence ATGTTACAAAATAGAAAAATGATTATGGATTGTGATCCAGGGCATGACGATGCTATCGCATTAATATTGGCTGGTGCTCAATCTAGTCCATTAAACATCTTAGCTGTGACAACTGTTGCGGGAAATCAATCAGTAGATAAGAATACAACAAATGCTTTAAATGTCTTAGATATTATGAATAGAGGCGACATTCCTGTTTCAGTCGGTGCGGACAGACCTTTAATCAAGAAAGCTGCTTTTGCTGAAAGTATTCATGGTGAAAGTGGCTTAGATGGTCCTGAATTACCGAAAGTTCCAAACTTAAAGCCTACAAATCAGCATGGTGTAAATGTCATAATTGAAGAAGTACTAAACAGTAACGAACCTATAACACTCGTAGCAACAGGACCGTTAACAAATGTTGCGATGGCACTTATCCAAGAACCTAAAATTGCTCATAATATAGAAGAAATCGTCATTATGGGAGGAGGAACGTTTGGTAACTGGACACCTACAGCAGAGTTTAATATTTGGGTTGATGCAGAGGCAGCTAGAAAAGTATTTGAAAGTGGCATCCCGGTTGTAGTATTCGGATTAGATGTGACGCATCAATTATTAGCAGATGATGCTGTAATTGAAAGATTTCATCAAATCAATAATCCAATTTCTCAATTCGTAGTTGAACTCTTGAAATTCTTTAAATCTACTTATAAATCGCAATTCGATATGGACGGTGGTCCTATTCATGATGCTTGTACAATTTTATATTTACTGCATCCTGAAATATTCACGTTACAAAAAACATTTATCCAAATCGAGCATCAAAGTGACCTCACATATGGCACAATGTCTGTTGATTTGCATAATACTTATAAACAAGAACCTAACGCCTATTTCGCTACAGAAGTAAATGTAGACTTAGCATGGGACATCATGGAAAAAGCATTAAAAAGTTATGAATAA